The Anomalospiza imberbis isolate Cuckoo-Finch-1a 21T00152 chromosome 7, ASM3175350v1, whole genome shotgun sequence genome has a window encoding:
- the RUFY4 gene encoding RUN and FYVE domain-containing protein 4 isoform X3 produces the protein MKAFTSSPPWTSEWYYARSPFLSPKRRAEILGSLYELDCVTFHLALHRSDLDTAWPMFSEPLVRPSLVIRSSPAKTALQTERIGTVAHGWSDGIGHPTVALHGAPVHPCPPTLAALQARSVEVEDMEGDVEDGEVKKDKEEEDEEDMEKDDSKDTKEVKVEDVKVEDVEVNVEKDIEDLEEKRKELEEDEKEMKDVDVEELEDAHGTGKAAQPDGSREPGMSPLSTGTRCMLESLSLVPRQPGGTEESLQALVSQLRVELGQREAAARALAAQLARADLRHRRQEEGSARWAQLWAREAEALRETNTFLERALEAAVAAGDPGALARAQEEARGWQEVAEERGTQLARVLAEAAALTARLQECQEALVAAGRTDMLKDAGTSKEVAAVEEVLRQALELASGPQEPPRAPQAEGEPSTVTSMAMRLASLAATAQEETWQSRQQLQAQRQEMARLQEELSRARQDGERWASALQRAQREALEREATRGAEQARQQELIRDMKKRLLELLREKDALWQKTEGIDTPMPSPVPRDPGLCARCHKDFRLLSRRYNCRLCQGKVCHACSVDMGKHGRCCLICYQQRHPQAT, from the exons TGAGTGGTACTACGCCCGTAGCCCCTTCCTGAGCCCCAAACGGCGAGCAGAGATCCTGGGCAGCCTCTATGAGCTGGACTGTGTCACCTTCcacctggctctgcacaggagtgACCTGGACACCGCCTGGCCCATGTTCTCAGA GCCACTGGTACGGCCCAGCCTGGTGATCAGGAGCAGCCCAGCAAagacagccctgcagacagagaGGATTGGCACTGTGGCGCACGGATGGTCCGATGGCATTGGCCATCCCACTGTGGCACTCCATGGGGCACCAGTCCATCCATGCCCACCCACTTTGGCTGCCCTGCAGGCAAGGAGTGTGGAAGTGGAAGATATGGAGGGAGATGTAGAGGATGGGGAGGTGAAGAAGGACaaagaagaggaggatgaagaggaCATGGAGAAGGATGACAGTAAGGATACAAAGGAGGTGAAGGTGGAGGATGTGAAGGTGGAGGATGTGGAAGTAAATGTGGAGAAGGACATAGAGGATTTGGAAGAGAAGCGTAAAGAGTTGGAGGAGGATGAGAAGGAGATGAAGGATGTGGATGTAGAGGAACTGGAGGATGCACATGGCACTGGCAAAGCAGCCCAGCCTGATGGTTCTAGAGAGCCTGGCATGTCCCCACTGTCCACTGGCACAAGGTGCATGCTGGAGTCCCTGTCACTGGTGCCCAGGCAGCCGGGTGGGACAGAGGAATCCCTGCAGGCACTGGTGTCCCAACTGAGGGTCGAGCTGGGTCAGCGTGAGGCGGCAGCACGGGcgctggcagcacagctggcgCGGGCAGACCTGCGGCACCGGCGGCAGGAGGAGGGCAGTGCCCGGTGGGCCCAGCTGTGGGCACGCGAGGCTGAGGCACTGCGGGAAACCAACACCTTCCTGGAGCGGGCACTggaggcagcagtggcagcGGGGGACCCGGGGGCACTGGCACGGGCACAGGAGGAGGCACGGGGCTGGCAAGAGGTGGCAGAGGAGAGGGGTACCCAGCTGGCCAGGGTGCTGGCAGAGGCGGCAGCGCTGACCGCGCGCCTGCAGGAATGCCAGGAagcgctggtggcagcaggacgGACGGACATGCTGAAGGATGCTGGTACCTCAAAGGAGGTGGCTGCCGTGGAGGAGGTGCTGCGGCAGGCACTGGAGCTCGCCAGTGGTCCCCAGGAGCCCCCACGAGCCCCTCAGGCAGAAGGGGAACCCAGCACGGTCACCAGCATGGCCATG CGCTTGGCCAGCCTGGCTGCCACAGCACAAGAGGAGACCTGGCAGAGCCGGCAACAGCTCCAGGCCCAGCGACAGGAGATGGCAcggctgcaggaggagctcagCAG GGCCCGGCAGGACGGTGAGCGCTGGGCATCGGCACTGCAGCGGGCGCAGCGGGAAGCCCTGGAGCGGGAGGCCACGCGCGGCGCCGAGCAGGCACGGCAGCAGGAGCTCATCCGCGACATGAAGAAgcggctgctggagctgctgcg GGAGAAGGATGCCCTGTGGCAGAAGACAGAGGGCATTGACACCCCGATGCCCAGTCCGGTGCCCCGCGACCCAGGGTTGTGTGCCCGCTGCCACAAAGATTTCCGCCTCCTCTCCCGGCGGTACAACTGCAG GTTGTGCCAGGGCAAGGTGTGCCACGCGTGCTCCGTGGACATGGGCAAGCACGGCCGCTGCTGCCTTATTTGCTACCAGCAAAGGCACCCACAGGCTACATGA
- the LOC137477600 gene encoding C-X-C chemokine receptor type 2-like — protein sequence MVSLSYSGDFSNILFLYNYTYDYSTAMPDTADTAISSSPCRPESSALNKYLVVVIYCLVFILSVVGNGLVVLVVTSSHTSRSVTDVYLLNLAVADLLFALTLPLWAAYRAHEWVFGTVMCKAISVLQEANFYSGILLLACISVDRYLAIVYATRAATEKRHWVKFVCLGIWVFSILLSLPMLLFREAFRSPNNGTVCYERISGEDTAKWRVVLRILPQTFGFVFPLLVMLFCYGVTIHTLLQTKNAQKQRAMKVIFAVVLVFLICWLPYNITLVSDTLMRTRAIAETCERRNRIDTTLSVTQVLGFAHSCINPIIYAFIGQKFRNSFLKILAQRGLISKDAVARYGRASYASTSGNTSTTL from the coding sequence ATGGTGTCCTTGTCCTACAGTGGAGATTTCTCCAACATCTTGTTCCTTTACAACTACACCTATGACTACAGCACAGCCATGCCTGACACTGCTGACACTGCTATCTCATCCTCTCCGTGCCGGCCTGAAAGCTCTGCCCTCAACAAGTACCTGGTGGTGGTGATCTACTGCCTTGTCTTCATCCTCAGTGTGGTGGGGAATgggctggtggtgctggtggtgaCCTCTAGCCACACCAGCCGCTCTGTCACCGATGTCTACCTGCTCAACCTGGCTGTGGCAGACCTGCTCTTCGCTTTGACCCTGCCGCTTTGGGCAGCCTACCGAGCCCATGAGTGGGTCTTTGGCACTGTGATGTGCAAAGCcatctctgtgctgcaggaagcCAACTTCTACAGCGGCATCCTTCTGCTGGCCTGCATTAGTGTGGACCGCTACCTGGCCATTGTCTATGCCACACGGGCTGCTACTGAGAAGAGGCACTGGGTGAAGTTTGTCTGCTTGGGCATTTGGGTCTTCTCCATActgctctccctgcccatgCTGCTCTTCCGTGAGGCTTTTCGCTCTCCCAACAATGGCACCGTGTGCTATGAGCGCATCAGTGGCGAGGACACGGCCAAGTGGCGGGTGGTGCTGCGGATCCTGCCGCAGACATTTGGCTTTGTCTTTCCCCTCCTGGTGATGCTCTTCTGCTATGGTGTCACCATCCACACCCTCCTGCAGACCAAGAATGCTCAGAAGCAGCGGGCCATGAAGGTCATCTTTGCTGTGGTGCTGGTCTTCCTCATCTGCTGGCTGCCCTACAACATCACACTGGTGAGCGACACCCTCATGAGGACGCGGGCCATTGCCGAGACCTGTGAGAGGAGGAACCGCATCGACACAACCCTCTCTGTCACGCAGGTCCTGGGCTTTGCTCACAGCTGCATCAACCCTATCATCTACGCCTTCATCGGTCAAAAGTTTCGCAACAGCTTCCTCAAGATCCTGGCGCAGCGTGGGCTGATCAGCAAGGATGCTGTTGCCCGCTATGGCCGCGCCTCCTATGCTTCCACCTCTGGCAATACATCCACCACCCTCTGA